From Paenibacillus sp. GP183, one genomic window encodes:
- a CDS encoding manganese efflux pump gives MPTLLKMLVLVLSLGIDTLLISTSLGVIKTKGKWKIAIVFACAEAIMPLIGLFIGKGVGQLIGNWASLIGGLLLIGVAIWLIFFEDEDEEEEKLERNLIGWTLIMTAVSISLDELAVGFSIGLVGVPVALTIFLIALQAFFFTFLGLTFGSRFKPYMGEWSEKIAGTVLGLLGLWIIIESLFKL, from the coding sequence ATGCCGACTTTATTAAAGATGCTTGTTTTGGTTTTATCGTTAGGGATAGATACATTATTGATTTCCACATCACTGGGTGTCATCAAAACCAAAGGAAAATGGAAAATTGCCATTGTCTTCGCCTGTGCCGAGGCAATTATGCCGCTAATTGGGCTTTTCATCGGAAAAGGGGTAGGGCAGCTTATCGGAAATTGGGCATCTCTAATAGGAGGGTTATTATTAATTGGAGTTGCAATCTGGCTGATATTTTTTGAAGATGAAGACGAAGAAGAGGAAAAACTGGAACGTAATTTAATCGGCTGGACACTTATCATGACCGCTGTAAGCATCTCTTTAGATGAACTAGCGGTTGGGTTCTCCATTGGACTTGTAGGCGTACCCGTGGCACTTACAATTTTTCTTATTGCACTCCAAGCTTTCTTTTTTACTTTTTTGGGATTGACTTTTGGTTCGAGATTCAAACCATATATGGGCGAATGGTCCGAGAAAATTGCCGGCACAGTATTAGGGTTGCTTGGCTTGTGGATTATTATCGAGTCATTATTCAAACTTTAA
- a CDS encoding IS110 family transposase produces MKFKSQAKQNQLIEKITTHHLVVGIDIAQQLHVARAVNFRGIVIGNPLSFSNDEEGFQQLLQWIQRLQTDHKLTAAIVGMEPTGHYWLNISRWLAERQFEVVLVNPHLVKKNKENRDNTPSKSDKKDALVIADMVKNGYYSFTRSTPEAFEELRVLVSNRDFVVKRMVSAKNQIHRWVDVVFPELRQVFKKLMCAGSLTTLRLFPTPEELSKLQPKELIQGWKSLMKRHCGERKARALISLAGSSVGSKQAAHAYKLHLKQLLAEYDLALSQLQDVEQEMVSVLERIPFAKFMLAIKGVSAISVAGIIGEAGDLSGFIHGNTLLRHAGLNLAEASSGKWVGQMKISKRGRSRLRRFIFMMTLSLVRNNPEFRSIHAHNVHVKKMKKMRSIMKLCGKLARILVGMARTGQAYIPHKALPLKAA; encoded by the coding sequence ATGAAGTTTAAATCGCAAGCCAAACAAAATCAACTCATTGAAAAGATTACCACTCATCATTTGGTCGTCGGGATCGACATCGCGCAGCAACTGCATGTCGCACGTGCCGTAAACTTTCGCGGTATCGTGATCGGCAATCCCTTGTCATTTTCTAATGACGAGGAAGGTTTTCAGCAACTCCTGCAATGGATCCAGCGGTTGCAGACCGATCACAAATTAACTGCAGCAATCGTAGGTATGGAACCGACCGGACACTACTGGCTCAACATATCCAGATGGCTTGCAGAACGACAGTTTGAAGTTGTTTTGGTGAATCCGCATCTAGTGAAAAAGAATAAAGAAAACCGTGACAATACGCCCTCAAAAAGCGACAAAAAGGATGCGCTTGTCATCGCCGACATGGTGAAAAACGGGTATTACTCATTCACACGTAGCACACCTGAAGCGTTTGAAGAGCTCCGTGTTTTAGTCTCGAACCGGGACTTTGTGGTTAAGCGTATGGTAAGTGCGAAAAACCAAATTCATCGCTGGGTTGACGTTGTTTTTCCTGAGCTGCGTCAAGTTTTTAAGAAATTGATGTGTGCCGGTTCCTTAACCACACTTCGTCTCTTTCCTACACCGGAAGAGCTCAGCAAATTACAGCCAAAGGAATTGATTCAAGGATGGAAGTCACTTATGAAGCGGCACTGCGGTGAGCGAAAAGCTCGGGCCCTGATCTCGCTGGCTGGAAGCTCAGTCGGTTCCAAACAAGCTGCGCATGCCTACAAGCTTCACTTGAAGCAATTACTCGCAGAGTACGATCTTGCTTTGAGCCAGCTACAGGATGTCGAGCAAGAGATGGTTTCCGTATTAGAGCGCATTCCCTTCGCTAAGTTTATGCTTGCCATCAAAGGAGTTAGCGCCATTTCTGTAGCCGGTATTATTGGTGAGGCCGGAGATTTGAGTGGTTTTATACACGGTAATACCCTGCTGCGTCATGCCGGTCTCAATCTAGCGGAAGCAAGTTCAGGTAAATGGGTTGGACAAATGAAGATAAGCAAACGTGGACGATCTCGCCTTCGACGCTTCATATTCATGATGACCCTGAGTCTCGTGAGGAATAATCCAGAGTTTCGGTCAATTCATGCACACAATGTACACGTAAAGAAAATGAAAAAAATGAGGTCCATCATGAAGTTATGTGGTAAGTTGGCTCGAATCTTAGTCGGCATGGCACGTACTGGCCAAGCTTACATCCCACATAAAGCACTACCTCTAAAAGCTGCATAA
- a CDS encoding VOC family protein — translation MGATFCDADDCYREYNAMKSKGVKFFGEPKQVPWGIEVVFEDLYGNRLDLLQHNGF, via the coding sequence ATGGGCGCGACATTCTGTGATGCAGACGATTGCTATCGCGAATATAATGCTATGAAGTCAAAAGGGGTTAAATTTTTCGGTGAGCCGAAACAGGTACCTTGGGGGATTGAGGTTGTATTTGAAGATCTCTACGGAAATCGTCTGGATCTTCTGCAACATAATGGATTCTAA
- a CDS encoding HAD family hydrolase gives MSRFKGVFFDLDGTLIDSEGLGTEAYNYGIQKVLNREMNETEKQFLLGKPFKALDIVFPFLSSSEKEEIIEETLVYYRKYNHLIEEYPGIREMLKILHETGFKLGIVTSKLKQNAETELRNIGLFSFFEVVLAKEDCLDFKPSPVPLLQLAEKLNIQPDQCLYVGDQPTDIQATHAANMTSVAALWGEGKLERLSPLNPTFLFNEPNQLIEVLLN, from the coding sequence ATGAGCAGATTTAAAGGTGTTTTTTTTGATTTGGACGGTACCTTAATTGATAGTGAGGGACTGGGTACCGAAGCGTATAATTACGGGATTCAAAAAGTATTAAATCGAGAAATGAATGAAACTGAAAAACAATTCTTACTCGGAAAACCGTTTAAGGCTTTAGATATTGTATTCCCTTTTTTATCATCTTCTGAAAAAGAAGAGATTATTGAAGAAACATTAGTCTATTATAGAAAATATAATCATCTAATTGAAGAATATCCTGGTATTCGGGAAATGCTTAAAATCCTCCATGAAACTGGGTTTAAACTTGGGATTGTTACTTCTAAATTAAAACAAAATGCAGAGACCGAATTACGAAACATTGGGCTGTTTTCTTTCTTTGAGGTAGTTTTGGCTAAGGAAGATTGCCTTGATTTTAAACCAAGTCCTGTTCCTTTACTTCAATTAGCTGAAAAACTTAATATACAACCAGATCAGTGTTTGTATGTTGGAGACCAGCCGACAGATATACAAGCCACACACGCCGCAAACATGACGAGCGTTGCGGCTCTTTGGGGGGAAGGCAAACTTGAAAGGCTTTCCCCACTAAACCCAACATTTTTATTTAATGAACCAAACCAGTTAATTGAAGTATTATTAAACTAA